The following nucleotide sequence is from Candidatus Polarisedimenticolia bacterium.
TGCGCGCCGATGATCATGATCTCCTCCTTTCCAGATCGAGCAGATACTGCTTCCGCCACAGGCCGCCGCCGTAGCCGCACAGGTGTCCGTCCTTGTTCACGATGCGGTGGCACGGGATCACGATGGCAATGCGATTGAGGCCGTTCGCCCGCCCCACCGCGCGGACCGCCCGGGGCTGTCCCACCGCGGCCGCCATCTCTTCGTAGGAGCGCGTCTCCCCGTACGGGACGGCGAGCAGCTGCGTCCAGACCCGCCCCTGAAAGGGGGTCCCGGGATAGGTCAGCGGAACCGAGAACCGGCGCAGCGAACCGGCGAAATACGAGGCCATCTCCTCCTGGAGCCGATCCAGGTGCGCGTTCGAACCGGGGATGACCGGCGCCCCGAACACCCGGCGCACGGAGCCGATCTGCGCCTCGAGCATCCTCCGGTCGGTGTACTCGACCAGGCAGACGCCCGCGGCCGTCGCTCCGGCCACCAGGGGGCCGAGGGGGCTCTTCATCCAGGCGAGGAGCACGCACTCCTTCTCGCGGGAAGCGCCGGGCGGGCTGCCGAACGCCCGGGCGAACGCCTCGCGAAACCCGCTGTGCGAATCGTAGCCGCTCTCGTACACGGCGTCGTCGATCTCCCCCCCCTCCCGGATGAAGCTCAGGGCGCCGGTCAGCCGCCGGGAGCGCGCGTAGGCGTGGAAGGTCATGCCATAGCGGCTGAGGAAATAGCGCCTCACCGTCCCCGGGTCGACACCCCGGAAGCGCAGGTCGGCCTCGGACAGCCGCTTCGACGGATGGTCCTCGACCGCCGCGATCAGCTCGGCGGCCCAGGCCGGCTGGTCGTCCAGCGCCAGGGGGAGGCACCGCCTGCAGGGGCGGTAGCCGGCGGCGAGCGCGCGCCCGGCGCTCGCGAAGTACTCGACGTTCTTCGGGAGCGGTTTTCGCGCCGGGCAGGTCGGCCGGCAGAAGATCCCGGTCGTGCGCACGCCCAGGAAGAAAACGCCGTTGTAGGAAGCGTCCCGCCGGAGGTAGGCCCGCTCCATCTCGGCCGGCGGCGGCATCAGCGTGTTCATTGGCGGAGTCTACCCGAGGGGGCCGCATCGATCCACCGAAGATCGGGCGTGGATGTCGCGGCGCGGCCGTCTAGCGGGCGGCCATGCAGGATCGAACCGTCGCCAGGGAGCGGTGATCCGCGCGCGCCAGGCAGTCCAGGAAATCCCGCCGGAGCGGCTCGAACTCGGGTCCGCAGAAATCCCGGAGGAGAGGCATCCGCTCGAAACGGGAGCTCCAGGCTTCGAGGACGTCCGCCCGGGCCGGTCCCGCGAACGAAAGCTCCAGGTCCTCGACAGTGAACTCCCGGGTCACCGTGAATCCGGACGTCTTCAGATGGCTCGGCAGCCTTCCGCCCATGTGAAAGTCATAGCGGCCCGCGGCAAACGCGTCGGCGGCGTAGGCCTCGAGGAGCGATCGGGTGCGGTCGCCGAGCGGCTCGTGCCCGAACAGGTTGTCGATCTCGGTGAGCGCGATCCAGCCGCCGGGCCTTAGACGTCTCCGCCAGGACGCGAGGACCGGGGGCAGATCGGGGAAATAGGCGGCGGCGAAGCTGGACCAGATGCCGTCCGCCGTGACGTCGAGGCCGGAGAGGGTTTGCAGATTGCTTCGATGAAACTCCGCGCCCGCGAGGCGCCTCGCCCGCGCCCGGCTCAGGAGCTCCTCGTTCCCGTCGACGCCGATCACACGCGCGCCCCGGGCCTCGAGCTCCGCCGCCTGATCCCCCACCCCGCAGCCGAGGTCCAGGACGGTCTGCCCGCCGAGAGGGGGCAGGGCCTCGAAGATGCGCGGCCAGGCGCGCCAGACCGCCTGCCGCCGGTATCCGCTGGCGAGACTCATGCGGCGGGTCTTACCCGCGGCGCTGCGGCGGCTCGTACGCCTTGCCGGGAGTGCCCCCAAGGGCGAGGATCGTCACGCCGCGCGGGCCGGGGGTGATCTTTCTCTTCTGCCCTGCGCCCACGCGCGCCAGGGTGCCCGGCACGAGATCCCAGGTCTCCCCGCCGGCGACGAGCTTCCCGTTGCCCTCGAGCACGACGTAGACCTCTTCCTGGCCGTCCTTCGCGTGATCGTGGTCCGGGTAGTCCGGCCAGCCGGAGGGCAGCTTGAGGAGGTTCATCCCCCAGGCCGTCACGCCGAGACCCCGGCCGGCGTAGAGGAACTGGCCGTGATAGCTCTCGAGCTCGTCGAAGCGCTTCACCGTCACGTCGACCATCGTGTCACCTCTTCCACTCGATGGGGAAAAATGTGCCCGCCTTCACGGGATCGATCGTGACGCCGCAGAGCGACGCCGCGCGTGACATCACGGGGTCGCGCCCGGCCGCCAGGTCCGCCCCGGTGGGAAGGAGGACCTCGTCCGGCGTGACGCCGGTTTTTTCGAGGCTCTTCCCGTCGGCCATGATGATGTCCGCGATCGTGATGCTCGCCCCGAAGAAGATTCCCGAGTTGTCGCCGATCATGTGGCTGTAGGTTCGCGACATCATCACGGCACCGGCGGTCCGGTCGCCGAGGACCTTGGCCCGTCCCGTCAGCTGCATCACACGCGCGAACAGCTCAGAAGCCGAGGCGGATCCGCCATCGACGAGCACGACCAGCGTTCCCTTGTAGACGTCCCCCGCCTTTCTCGCCGCCACGGGCTTCATCCTCTCCCGGCTCTTGACGTCTCCGATCGGCACGTCGTCTCCCGCGAACGCGCCCACCAGTCTCTCGAGCGTCTCGACGGCGCCTCCGCCGTTGCCGCGGAGGTCAAGGATGGTCGCCTTGCGGGCCCTGACCTTCTTCATGCTGACCTCGATCTCGGCGGCGTCCAGATCGAAGGCGGGCATCTTCCAGATCACGAGGTCGTCGCCAAATTCCATGAAGCGATGTCGCGCCAGGTACGCCTCGTCCTGCAGCTCTCGGATGTAGTCACCGAGGTCTCCCGATTTCGTCAGGCGCATGACCCGGTTCTTCTCCTCGATCTTGGCCTCGAAATCAATCTTGCGCTCCGGGCCGTCCGGGCTCTGGACGACAAGCGGTATCGAGACGCGGGGCGAGAGGACCCGGTAGACGTAGCTCAGGCCCCAGGCGCTCTTTCGCGTCGCCGGATGCCCGTCGAGGGAGACAAGAAGATCCCCCCGCTTCAGCCCCTTCACGGCGCCGTCGGTCCCTTCCTGGACGGCCGTGACATAGCAGCGATCGCCGATCGCCTGCATGCGCCATCCGAACTGCACCTGCGCGGCCCTCCCGGGGGGGATGAACGAGGTATGCGAGTCGTCGAGCTGCAGCAGGGGACGGGCCACCGCCGCGAACAGCTGCGAGATCGAAGTCGCCTGGGCGATCTTGTCGCCGGCGGTCTGGAAGGCCTCGTCGAGACGGAGTCCATGGTACTCGGTGCTGTAGTAAAACTTCTCGAGGTCGTCCCGGACGATCCGGAGCATCATCCTGGCCCGCTCGCGCTCGAACTTGCTGAGCTCCTCGGACCAGGCGGGCCGAAAGGCGGTGATCGACAGAAGAGCGACGCCGGCGAGGCCGATCGCCCGGGCGCGACGCAGGTCGACTGCCGGACGGCCGGGGAGGCCGGTCCTGGCGCCCTGGGAGACTCCTCCTGGAACGTGCGTGGCCATGCGGTTCGGGTTCGAGCCCGCATGATAACGCAATCGTCCGAGGGTCACAAGGATCGGGACGCCCCGTGTAGGGACACCCCGGGGTGCCTCAGCCTCTCGCGGCCGAGAAGCGCCAGGGCGACGCCGCCCAGGATCAGGATCGAAGCCAGGGCGAGACGGAGCGATACGGTCTCGGAGAGGAAGACGACGCCGGCGACGGCGGTCAGAACCGGGACCGGAAGCTGGACGAAGGCGGCGCGGGTGGCGGTGAGCCCGGTCAGGGCGGCATACCAGAGGACGTAGCCGCCGCCGGACGCCAGGACGCCGGAGGCGATCGCGAGAAGCGCCCCGGCCGGCGTGACGTGGACCTGGCGGAGGAGGACGAGGCTGACCAGGAGCGCCGGCGGCACGGCGCGCGTGAAGTTGCCGGCGGTCTCGAGCAGCGGGTTGGCCGTGCCCCGGCCCCGCAGGGAATAGATCCCCCAGGACATCCCGGCGATCGCCATGAGCGCCGACCCCGCGGCGGACGGCGCCCGCAGGCCCGGGAACACGAGGTACACCAGGCCGCCCAGCGCGAGCGCCAGGCCGAGCCATTGCAGCGGATGGGGCCGCTCGCCCGATCGAATCGCGGCCACCATCATGGTGGCCTGCACCGATCCGAACAGGACGAGGGCCCCGGTGCCGGCGCCCAGGCTCAGGTAGGCGAAGGAGAAGGGGACGGAGTACAGGAAGAGCAGGATGGCCGACGTCCATGTTCCTCCGAGAGGGAAGGTGCGGCTCCGGCGGACGCGGGCGAACACCATCAGCGCGACGGCCCCGCAGGCCAGCCGGATGGTCGAGAAGGTCGCGGGGTCGATCGACTCCCGGCCGAGCGCCCGCCTGCAGAGAATCGAATTGGCGGCGAACGCGATCAGCGCGAGCGACGCGCAGGCGATCGTGCCGGCCCGCGTCCGGGGGATCGCCGCGGTCGTCACGCCCGCGCGGTCACCGGAGAAGCCGGGCGAGGGCCGCCTCGGCGTCGGCGTGCAGGGTCGGCGGGGCGCCGTAGTACGCCGCCACGGTCCGTCCATCGCCGCCGAACAGGAACAGCGTCGGGACCGCGCTCACGTCGCCGAAGGCGCGGCCCAGATCCGGCGTGCCGATCGTCCAGACGATCGGCAGCTTCAGGTCGGCGGCGATCCTGCGGATCTCCGGCTCTTCGGAATGAACCGCGACGGCCAGCACCTCCAGGCGGTCGCCGTGGCGCCGCTTCAGCTCGCCCAGCCAGCCGAGCGTGCTCCGGCAGGGCGGGCACCAGGTCGCCCAGAACTCCACCAGAACGGGGCGTCCGGCGAGATCGGCGCGCGTCAGGGCGCGCCCGTCGAGATCCGTGATGGCCAGATCCGGCAACTCCGCCAGCGCCGCGGGTTGCGCGGGAGCGGCCTGCGCGCGGGCGCTCTCCTTCCGGCCCTCGAGGATGAGGGTGATCATCCGGGCCAGGTCGGCACGGAAGCGATCGTGGCTGGCGGCGCTCTTGAAGGGTGTGTACCGGCCGCCCCCCTCCGTCTCCCCCTTGCCGTAGAAGCCGAAATCGCTCGGGGTCGCGACCAGCACGTCGTCCACGAAGATCGCGGGGTAGCGGGTCACCCCGAGGCTCTTCGCCAGCTTCGAGTCGCCGTAATTCTCCTCCACGAAACGCACCTTGCCGTCGAATTCCGAAACCACGCCCTGCGCCAGCAGACCTGCCGGGTCGGAGAGGTTTCAGGTGTACGGCCAGCGCACCAGCGTCACCGTGACGCGCGGGGCGGGCTCCCGCTTCGCCGGCCGCGCGGGCGCGAGGGCGGCGAAGTAACGCGGCAGCACGTCGTCGGCGATCGCCGCCGCGACGGCGGGACCGGCCCCGGCGGCGGGGTGCGCGATGTCGGCCTGGGCTGCCTCGAAGAAAAGCCGCCCGAGGCTGTGGTCGATGCCGCCCGCCTCGAGGCGGGCGGCCAGCCCGCCGAGCCGCGCCTCCAGGGCGCCGGCGTCCGCGGGCGGCGCCGTGGCCGGGCGCAGGGGGGCGAATCGCCGCGCCGCCTCGAGGTAGCGCAACAGCGCGCCGTAACGCAGCCCGGCCTCGTCCAGCTCCCGCGCCTCCTTCAGCACGCCGCTCGCCACGATGAACTCCGTGTGCCGGTCGATCGAGACCGGCGGCTTGTACACCGACAGGAGATCGCGCTGCAGCGCGGCGATCTCGGCGGACAGTCCGCGCACCGGCGGCGCTTTCCGGGTGGTCGGCGCCGCAATCTGGCGGCAGAATGCGGCGAACTCCCGCTGCGCCTGCGCCGCTCCCAGGTAGAACAGACCGCTGTCCGGCGTCGTGCTCCGCCCGTACTCGAGACTGGCGTCGTAATAGACCCGCACCTGGTGGAGGACCGCCTCGCCGAGGGCGCGCACCAGCGCGGGCTGCACGCCGTCGAACGAGGCCGGCGAGGGACCGCGGAGATCGTCGCGCAGCACCCGCCCCATGCGGGCCCACTCCGCCTCGAACCCGGAGGCGTCGGTACGCAGGCCGGGCGGGCGGGTCCTGAGGTACTCCCACGCCGACAGGTTCTCCCGCGTGGCCGCGAGCCGCTGCAACGCCAGGAGCCGCCGCCCGTCGCGCAGGGCTTCTTCCGTGCGCTCCATGGCCGGGCCGGTCGCCTCCTTGACCTGGTTCCACATCTCGTCCGTGGAGGTCATGCCGCTCTGATAGGCGGACCAGCGGGCGATCTCGGCGTCGACCGGGTCCGGCGAGGCGGCCTCCGGAGCCGGGAGCGTGCATGCGAACACCGCCGCGAACGCGGCGACAACCAGCCTGCATGTGTCGATCATGGGGGACTCGTGACCTGGAATCGAAGGGCCCTTCCCCAGGCAGGTGGGGAGAGGGATCACGCGAAGTGACCGCGCTATGCTATACCAGAAGCGGCCCGGTACATGACCAGGAACAGGCGCGTGAAGGCGGAACGTCCCAGGCGGGGCGCCCCCTCGGTGGCGGGGGCCGCGCTGGCCCGCGTCCGGACGATCTGCCTCGCCCTGCCCGAAACGCACGAGAAGGAGGCCTGGGGCGCGCCGACGTTTCGCGTCCGCGGCAGGCTGTTCGCGATGTTCGTGGACGATCATCATGGCGACGGGCGGCTGGCCGTCTGGTGCGCTGCGCCGCCGGTCGCCCAGGAGGCGCTGGTCGCCGCGGAGCCGGATCACTTCTTCGTCCCGCCGTACGTCGGGACCCAGGGCTGGGTCGGCGTTCGCCTCGACACCGGGCTTGCATGGGACGTCATCGCACAACGCCTCGAGACGGCCCACGGCGTCTCGATGTCGAAGGGGAAGGTCAGCGGACGGGTCCGCAGGGCGGGTGCGGCCGTTCCAGGGCCTCCGCCAGCCGCAGCTCGGGCCGGTCGTGGGGAACGAAACCTTCCCAGAACCACGGCAGGCAGGTCTCGCCTAGGAGCGCGTCGGCGAGATACTTGAAGATCCCTTCCGGCCTGCATCAGGCGGGTCACGACGGCATCGACCTGCGACGGATCGATCCCCGCGCCGTCGAGGCGCCGGATCGCGGGGGGCGCGGAGGCGCAGCCGACCAGCAGGAGCGCCAGGGGGACGCCGAGAGCCCCGCATTTGGCCCCAGGAGTGTGTCCGAGTATTCGGCCGGGCCCGGCCCAATACTCGGACACACTCCTAAGCGTCATCGGGCAGGCGAGCCGCCCGCCCGGGCCAGCTCGGGCAGATCGGGGTCGGCGTCGCGCCAGAAGCGCCGCGCGGCTTGAAGCTCCCGGTCGGAGGCGGCCGCATCCCCGTTGTGACGCAGCACGAGCGCCATCGCGAAATGGCTTCCGCCGTACGCCGCGTCGTGATCGAGCATCTGTCCCGCCGTGTACTCCGCCAGCTCCCAGTCGCCGGCCGCGACGGCGCTGCGCGCAATCGATTCGAGGCGGAAGAGCGCCTGCGACCACGCATCGGGGCCCGGGATCGAGCGAAACGCCCGCTGCACGTCCTGGAGAATCGCGCGTCCTTCGGCTCCCTTGCCGGTCCTGAGCAGGAGCTCCCCGCGGAGCGACTCGACCCAGGGCTCGACGGCGGATCGGCGCGGCACGATCCCCGGGGTGATGCGCGGCACCGCCTCGAGCTCGAGGCGCGCGGCCTCGAGGGCGGCGGCCGCCTCGTCGAGACGCCCGAGCCCGATGAGCGCCTGCCCCGCCAGCGCCTGGCCGACCGTCCGGGACTGAGGGTACGGGGTGCGCGCCAGGGCGCGCGCCGCCTCGAGCGCTTCGGCGTAACGGGCGCGGTGGATCAGGAAGCTCGGGAACTCGCGCATGTTGAAGGCGCGATAGGCGTCCACCGGCGCGAGGGCCGTCGCCTCGCGCATCGTCTTCTCCGCCTGCCGCATCTGCCCCTTGTGCTCGTAGCACGTGGCGAGCAGGTCGAGGTTGTGCCCGTGGTGCCAGTCGAAGGACGGATCGATCCGCTCCGCCTCGTAGTAGGCGCGCTCGAGGGCGTCGGTCTTCTTGAACTGGACGATGGCGTCGTCGATGCGGCCGACCCGCCTCAGGTCGTGCCCCCACATGTGGGCCGCGTGAGGAATGGCGGGGGCCAGGCGCGCGTAGGCTTCGCCGTGCGCCAGCGCCAGGTCGATCCGGCCGATGGTCTCGTAGGCATGCACGAGAAAATGGTGGGCCGAGGCGTAGTCCGGGGCGAGCTTCAGGGCCCGCTCGTAGAAGGCGACCGACCCCGAGGTCCCGCGCTGTCCCCGGCCCGTGGCGTTCGGCTCCTCGGCATTGCCGCGCAGGAGCCAGAGCTGCGGGTTGTCGAGATCGAAGGGCAGGGCGTCGTCGATCGCCTTCCTGTAGGCGAGAAGCTTTCCCGCGTCCTCGATGTCGTCCATCGCGTCGAGCTGCTTCCCGCGGATGTCGATGAGCCGGCGCTCGCGCTCGGAGACTCCGGGGCCGGGCGCCCTCGCCTTGTCGAAGGCGCGCCGGGCCGCATCGGGATTGTCGAGCCCGGAGTAGACGCGGCTCAGTCCGACGTGGGCCATCGCCAGGGCCGGATCGAGACGGAGCGCCTGATGGAACGATCGCCCCGCCTCGATCCAGACGTACGACTCGAGATAATTGAGCCCCTGGTCGTAGTAGGCCCCGGCCTCCTTCGATTTCGTGGTGACCGTCTCGCGCGAATTGCCGATCCCGCTCCGGAGCGGCACGGGCCGCTCGAGGAGGCCGGCCGGGACGTACGAGGGGGGCACCGCGCAGGCGGCGTGCGGGTCGTCCTGGGCCATGGCCGGGCCCGCGGCCAGGGCGACGCACAGGATCGAGCCGGCGATGGACCGCATCGGACAGGCTCCTAGCGTCTCACGAAGGTGTACGTTCCGGACGCGTCGATCTGCCTGAGCTCGGTGACGCGCCCGCCCGAGACCACGAACTCGTACTGGACGTCGGAGAATTCCTTGACCCTGAAACGATGCGGCCGCCAGGGGAGAAGCGCCTGGAACGGCTGGCCGGGGAAGACCAGACCGAGCGTGCCGTCCTCCTTCAGGACGACCTCGAACCGGGCGCCGGTCGGCGTCTCGTAGGTGCCGGCGTACTGCCGCAGCGTCGTCACGGCCGAAAGCTCGGCGGGGACCCGGCGGGTGAAGGTGACCTCGGCCTCGTCGAGCGACACCAGGGCCTTGTCGATCTCCCCCTGGGGGCTGGTGGAGAAATTCACCGACCATTTCCCCTCCTGCTCGTCGTCGGGAGAGTCGAAGCGGTCGTAGTGGAAGTGATCGAGCGGCAGGCGGATCCTGTGGAAGTCGAACCCCAGGCCGGCGTCCTTCTGGACAATCGTCAGGACGCCGTACGCCGGGTGCCCGAACTCGCCGGCATAGTCCGCGAGAGGATGGGACGGCTTCGTCCCCGGAATCCGCTCGCCGCCCGCCTTGGCGCGGGCCTCCTTCCCGGCCTCTTTCCCTTTCAGGCGGATCGCCAGATTCCGCTCGCTCCACGGTGTCGGGTCGAGACCCAGGAGCCGTTCATAGATGTTGTACGAGACCACGTTGTAGAGGGGGGCGGCATGATCGCCGATGACCAGGACGATGACCCCGAGCCCGTCGTTCGGCATGCTCGAGACCTGGGAATGGAAGCCGTTGATGTCGCCGCCGTGGTAGGTGAGCAGGTGGCCGCGGTAGGACGCGGTGAACCGCCCCGTCCCGTAAGCGGGATTGAGCAGCTCGCCGAAGCCGCGCGACTCGAGCAGGCTGTTCGGGAGCGCGATCGCGGGCTGCAGCGTCGCCTTGAGGACGGCCGGGGGGATCACCGCTCGGCCGGCGCCCTTCCCGTCGTTCACCAGCGCGATGAGCCACTTCGACATGTCCTCGAGGTTCGAGTTGATGGCCCCCGCCGGCCCGATCCCGACCGCCTCGCGATAGTAGGGGATCTCGTACAGCTCGAACGAGTCCCGGCGCTCCGTGAACGGGACGCCGTGGTCCGCCTGCTTCACCATGTCGTCGATCGTGAACACGGTCGAGGTCATCCCCAAAGGCGCCAGGAGGCGCTCCGTCACGAACTCCTCCCAGGTTGTCCCCGAGAGCAGCTCGACGACGCGCCCGGACCCGGCGTACATCATGTTGTTGTACAGAAACGTCTGCCGCAGCGGCTGCGACGGCTCGAGATACCTGAGCCGCTCGTAGAGCTCCTGGCGGGTGAAGTCCGACTTGTACCAGATGGTGTCGTGGCGGGTGATCCCGGTCCGGTGCGACAGCATGTCCCGGATCGTCACCGTGGCGGTCAGGTCGTCGTTGTAGAACTGGATCCCCGGAACGAACTGGCGCACCGGCTTATCCCAGTCGAGCTTCCCCTCCTCGACCAGAAGCCCCGCCGCCACCGCGGTGAACAGCTTCGTGTTGGAGGCGATCGGGACCGTCGTCTTCGGCGTGAACGGGAGCCTGCGGCCGTAGTCCCGGAAGCCGTACCCCTTGGCGAAGACCAGCCGGTCCTTGACCACCACGCCGACCCCGATGCCGGGGACGTTCCAGTCCTTGACGACCTTCTCCATGTAGGCGTCGAGCCCCTTCAGCCGCCGGTCCGCGGTCTGGTCGGCGGCGGCCGAGAGGCCCGCGGCGGCCGCGGCGCAGACCAGGATCGTGGCGATCGCGAATCGATCCTTCGTCATGCCTCGCGCTCCTCCGTGTTCCGGCCTGCGCCTTTTACCAGGCGATGCCGTAGTCCTCGCCGTGGTTGCTCGAGGCGCCCCACATCGTGCCGTGCCTGCGGTCGAACAGGATGCCGTTGATCGGCCCCGAGGTGCGCTCGGCCGTGGTGATGGTGTATCCCATCTTCTTGAGCGCGCCGCGGACGCTCCCGGGCGTCGAGGTCGCGACCAGGATCCGGCCGGGATACGCCTCGTGGCCTCCGAAGGACGAGCGCATCTGCTCGCTGTTGATGTTCGGCGCCTCGGAGGCCTCCTGCGGCGTCATGCCGAACTCGACGATGTCCAGGAAGAACTGCAGCAGGTTCTGGTCCTGCGAGTCGCCCCCCTGGACGGCCATCGCGAGGTAGGGGAGCCCCTCCTTCAGAGCCAGGGTTGGCGTGAGGGTGACGCGCGGGCGCTTCCCCGGCTCGATGACGTTGAACGGTCCGTCCTCGGGGCGGGTCGCGAACATCTGCGCCCTCTGGCTGAGCCCCACGCCGGTCCGCCCGGCCACGACCGCCGGGATCCAGCCGCCGCTGGGGGTCACCGACACGACCCATCCGGCCTCGTCGGCGGCTTCGATCGACGTCGTGCCGCGGTAGAACTGCTCGCCGAACGCCGCCGCCGATCGTCCCGCGGGCGGCTGCGCTCGCGGGGCCGGGGTCGCATCCGGCTTCGGCTCGACGGTCCAGCGCGACAGGAGATCCCGGAACGGGTTCGTGCCCCCCTGGTGGGGATACGGGTCGCCCGGCTTCACCTTCGGGTCGTTCGCCGACCAGTCGATCTGCGCGTAGCGCGCCCTGGCGTACTCCTTGGAGAGGAGCCCATTCACCGGCTCCTCGGGCGGGAAGTACGGATCGCCGTAATAGAAGTCACGGTCGGCGAAGGCGAGGTTCATCGTCTGGTAGAGGGCGTGGATGTATTTCGGGGAGTTGT
It contains:
- a CDS encoding methylated-DNA--[protein]-cysteine S-methyltransferase is translated as MNTLMPPPAEMERAYLRRDASYNGVFFLGVRTTGIFCRPTCPARKPLPKNVEYFASAGRALAAGYRPCRRCLPLALDDQPAWAAELIAAVEDHPSKRLSEADLRFRGVDPGTVRRYFLSRYGMTFHAYARSRRLTGALSFIREGGEIDDAVYESGYDSHSGFREAFARAFGSPPGASREKECVLLAWMKSPLGPLVAGATAAGVCLVEYTDRRMLEAQIGSVRRVFGAPVIPGSNAHLDRLQEEMASYFAGSLRRFSVPLTYPGTPFQGRVWTQLLAVPYGETRSYEEMAAAVGQPRAVRAVGRANGLNRIAIVIPCHRIVNKDGHLCGYGGGLWRKQYLLDLERRRS
- a CDS encoding class I SAM-dependent methyltransferase; protein product: MSLASGYRRQAVWRAWPRIFEALPPLGGQTVLDLGCGVGDQAAELEARGARVIGVDGNEELLSRARARRLAGAEFHRSNLQTLSGLDVTADGIWSSFAAAYFPDLPPVLASWRRRLRPGGWIALTEIDNLFGHEPLGDRTRSLLEAYAADAFAAGRYDFHMGGRLPSHLKTSGFTVTREFTVEDLELSFAGPARADVLEAWSSRFERMPLLRDFCGPEFEPLRRDFLDCLARADHRSLATVRSCMAAR
- a CDS encoding S41 family peptidase, giving the protein MATHVPGGVSQGARTGLPGRPAVDLRRARAIGLAGVALLSITAFRPAWSEELSKFERERARMMLRIVRDDLEKFYYSTEYHGLRLDEAFQTAGDKIAQATSISQLFAAVARPLLQLDDSHTSFIPPGRAAQVQFGWRMQAIGDRCYVTAVQEGTDGAVKGLKRGDLLVSLDGHPATRKSAWGLSYVYRVLSPRVSIPLVVQSPDGPERKIDFEAKIEEKNRVMRLTKSGDLGDYIRELQDEAYLARHRFMEFGDDLVIWKMPAFDLDAAEIEVSMKKVRARKATILDLRGNGGGAVETLERLVGAFAGDDVPIGDVKSRERMKPVAARKAGDVYKGTLVVLVDGGSASASELFARVMQLTGRAKVLGDRTAGAVMMSRTYSHMIGDNSGIFFGASITIADIIMADGKSLEKTGVTPDEVLLPTGADLAAGRDPVMSRAASLCGVTIDPVKAGTFFPIEWKR
- a CDS encoding DMT family transporter — protein: MTTAAIPRTRAGTIACASLALIAFAANSILCRRALGRESIDPATFSTIRLACGAVALMVFARVRRSRTFPLGGTWTSAILLFLYSVPFSFAYLSLGAGTGALVLFGSVQATMMVAAIRSGERPHPLQWLGLALALGGLVYLVFPGLRAPSAAGSALMAIAGMSWGIYSLRGRGTANPLLETAGNFTRAVPPALLVSLVLLRQVHVTPAGALLAIASGVLASGGGYVLWYAALTGLTATRAAFVQLPVPVLTAVAGVVFLSETVSLRLALASILILGGVALALLGRERLRHPGVSLHGASRSL
- a CDS encoding TlpA disulfide reductase family protein; its protein translation is MVSEFDGKVRFVEENYGDSKLAKSLGVTRYPAIFVDDVLVATPSDFGFYGKGETEGGGRYTPFKSAASHDRFRADLARMITLILEGRKESARAQAAPAQPAALAELPDLAITDLDGRALTRADLAGRPVLVEFWATWCPPCRSTLGWLGELKRRHGDRLEVLAVAVHSEEPEIRRIAADLKLPIVWTIGTPDLGRAFGDVSAVPTLFLFGGDGRTVAAYYGAPPTLHADAEAALARLLR
- a CDS encoding MmcQ/YjbR family DNA-binding protein; this encodes MTRNRRVKAERPRRGAPSVAGAALARVRTICLALPETHEKEAWGAPTFRVRGRLFAMFVDDHHGDGRLAVWCAAPPVAQEALVAAEPDHFFVPPYVGTQGWVGVRLDTGLAWDVIAQRLETAHGVSMSKGKVSGRVRRAGAAVPGPPPAAARAGRGERNLPRTTAGRSRLGARRRDT
- a CDS encoding serine hydrolase; protein product: MTKDRFAIATILVCAAAAAGLSAAADQTADRRLKGLDAYMEKVVKDWNVPGIGVGVVVKDRLVFAKGYGFRDYGRRLPFTPKTTVPIASNTKLFTAVAAGLLVEEGKLDWDKPVRQFVPGIQFYNDDLTATVTIRDMLSHRTGITRHDTIWYKSDFTRQELYERLRYLEPSQPLRQTFLYNNMMYAGSGRVVELLSGTTWEEFVTERLLAPLGMTSTVFTIDDMVKQADHGVPFTERRDSFELYEIPYYREAVGIGPAGAINSNLEDMSKWLIALVNDGKGAGRAVIPPAVLKATLQPAIALPNSLLESRGFGELLNPAYGTGRFTASYRGHLLTYHGGDINGFHSQVSSMPNDGLGVIVLVIGDHAAPLYNVVSYNIYERLLGLDPTPWSERNLAIRLKGKEAGKEARAKAGGERIPGTKPSHPLADYAGEFGHPAYGVLTIVQKDAGLGFDFHRIRLPLDHFHYDRFDSPDDEQEGKWSVNFSTSPQGEIDKALVSLDEAEVTFTRRVPAELSAVTTLRQYAGTYETPTGARFEVVLKEDGTLGLVFPGQPFQALLPWRPHRFRVKEFSDVQYEFVVSGGRVTELRQIDASGTYTFVRR